TCTTAAGTATTTTAATGGTTCTAGGGAGACTTTAATGGAAGTGCAAGATACGGTTAAGAACACAATGGAAACCTTGACTAAATCAAATAGCGAACTAGAAGACTTGAATAATGAAGCGTTGAAGCATTCACTAATGATTCAGATAGTTGCTGCAATCGATGAGATTATAAAAATTCCTGAAAAGGTTGAACGGTTAATTAATGAGAGGGAGTTTGGCGCAGCGTTATCAAGCTTATTGGAAGGATTTTCGCTTGCTAAGAACCATGATCTATGGGGTATACCAGCATTGCACGATACCAGGCAGCAATTAGAACTGCAGGAACATATGCTATTTGAAACAGTTTTTGAGGAGGTCTCAGATTTGATATATTCAAAAAGACGGTCATTTTCATCGGATATTTCGCTTCTGGGCGAAACTGAATCTGCAGAAGGATTTAACAGCTTAGAGAGCTATCTTTACCAGGTGATTAATAGTGACATTAATGAGCAGTCGAAAAAGATGACACGCATGTTGGGCGAGtttaaaaagaaaatggGAAAAGTGTTTGACGATAATCCTAATAACTTGAAGTTAGCCGTACAGGGGGAATCCGACTATGACCGTGTGCTTATATTGATGAGCGTTATTAATGCTATGGATAAATTGCCTTTTGCTTTGAAGCGTATCTCAGAGAGAAATTTGGATGAGCTACACCAGATAGTGGTAACGACAGTCGAGGGCGTTCGTTCTAAATTCCCAAATATATTGAGTATGATACAGGCGATGAAAGCAAGGACTGAATTTGGGATTCCTGGTAAGGACTACTTGTCAATTGTGCTTAGAAAACTGTTTTGGGAGATATTTACGAAGTTTATCACAGCAGCGCAAGTTCACCGAATTATCTACGAAATTGCTAATAAATTACAATCCTCTTCGACAGATGTATACTCCTTTGGTAAAATTTGGAGTGATGTTTTAAGCGAAATCAATACTCTTCTACAGAATTATGCAAGTGATCCAACTGTACAAAATGACACCCATAATTCTCACATAACCTCTAGTAAAACAACCAAAACATCAGGAAAGAGCTTATTTAGTCTACAGGAGAATTTAGTAGACAACTCTACAACTAAAAAGCATACTGCAGAACTAAAGAATTTACTGCAGGATATGTTCCCAGGGTTTGTTTCAAATGTGAATGTGGATATCAATGATATAATGTTACAGGAAGCTAACATTGAACACGATGAGACGTTAGTTCCATTGTCTGTTTTCAACATGAAGGTTATACTGGCATCCTTCTTGGAGTTTGTTCAGGGTACAAAAGATATTATACCAGTAGAATTACAAGATACTTGCACGTCTTCACTCGCATTTTTTCAAACCTACATGAACGACACCTTCCTACCACTTTTGGAGAGGACAGTCAACCATTTCTATGATCAACAGGTGGAGTCAAAGAATCCGTATACATTAAGAACTATCGATGACAATAGCGTTATTTTGAAGTCTGCAGTAGACTTCAGGAATCTCTTCATACGCTTATTGCACGTTATGAACACTGGTTATACCTATCGTGAGGGGGTTGCGTCTTTATTATTGACACTATTGGATCGGATCTACAGATATTACTGCGACCTATTCCAATCACTCCTAAACTCAGCTAATACACAACTTAATAAGAAACTTGTCGTAACATGGCTAGACGATAAAGAATTGGCTCGTTTGACAGAAAAGATTCAACATAGTGACACAACTGTTATTGAAGCGGAAACCGAATCCATGTTAAGTTATTGCCCTGGATATGACACCAATAGAGGGGTTGTTACCAAAAACGACTATTTTAACAACGTAACTATCGATACCATAACATATTTCTTGGGCACCTTGACATGGATCTGTCACTGGCTACCACAACTAAAGCAAGAGGTTAAACAAGATGATTATACACTAGACAGCAATGATTTCGAAAAAATGCGTACTAACTGGTCCTTTTTTGAAGCTGAAGATATGGAAAATTTAGATCGGTTAGGATCATTGAAGTTCCTAGTTACTGGTGAATCGGCTGCAAAATTCGAAGAAATAATGCAAGGCTTTGAAAAGCTACAGTTCAGGTTACTGGGGTGCCTAAGGTTTGATGTGAGAGCAAGGTGCATTTACAGTATAACTGAATTGATTCACACTTCAAAATGGGATCCTGAAACCACCTC
The Eremothecium sinecaudum strain ATCC 58844 chromosome II, complete sequence DNA segment above includes these coding regions:
- the SEC8 gene encoding exocyst subunit SEC8 (Syntenic homolog of Ashbya gossypii ADL317C; Syntenic homolog of Saccharomyces cerevisiae YPR055W (SEC8)); its protein translation is MSTLKVPKGRSRGLSITSFTDGELNKMNDSLDNLRKDLSLIETSWNKIITKDANPLELALAFLDDTSVGLGHRYRDFHELKSQIANDLQEAVNEHYQAFNSSIASYGQTLKYFNGSRETLMEVQDTVKNTMETLTKSNSELEDLNNEALKHSLMIQIVAAIDEIIKIPEKVERLINEREFGAALSSLLEGFSLAKNHDLWGIPALHDTRQQLELQEHMLFETVFEEVSDLIYSKRRSFSSDISLLGETESAEGFNSLESYLYQVINSDINEQSKKMTRMLGEFKKKMGKVFDDNPNNLKLAVQGESDYDRVLILMSVINAMDKLPFALKRISERNLDELHQIVVTTVEGVRSKFPNILSMIQAMKARTEFGIPGKDYLSIVLRKLFWEIFTKFITAAQVHRIIYEIANKLQSSSTDVYSFGKIWSDVLSEINTLLQNYASDPTVQNDTHNSHITSSKTTKTSGKSLFSLQENLVDNSTTKKHTAELKNLLQDMFPGFVSNVNVDINDIMLQEANIEHDETLVPLSVFNMKVILASFLEFVQGTKDIIPVELQDTCTSSLAFFQTYMNDTFLPLLERTVNHFYDQQVESKNPYTLRTIDDNSVILKSAVDFRNLFIRLLHVMNTGYTYREGVASLLLTLLDRIYRYYCDLFQSLLNSANTQLNKKLVVTWLDDKELARLTEKIQHSDTTVIEAETESMLSYCPGYDTNRGVVTKNDYFNNVTIDTITYFLGTLTWICHWLPQLKQEVKQDDYTLDSNDFEKMRTNWSFFEAEDMENLDRLGSLKFLVTGESAAKFEEIMQGFEKLQFRLLGCLRFDVRARCIYSITELIHTSKWDPETTSIELNPYITSLTSEISMLENRLSQRNSELQRKITFIGLSSFINTVFINGSKSIKVINKNGIKKIIRNATILQQTCRNISSTPELEDMSLSLNYFTMCFLNENTLVEYENEGKLKHYTLDQLKNILRLQLSEEYYRKLKQKGNPQSDSIMSYKRYEDAVRRLSASA